One window from the genome of Candidatus Didemnitutus sp. encodes:
- a CDS encoding PLP-dependent transferase, translating to MSVFRSLPLGTPIPGSLHSVSCSLPTMADVIGYEERDARVLEAMRAGYPRFAVHPLVQELTRLLAEDLAKPGEQAWPVLNARAAAALVAQLGADRARATAHGGIAVVLHAAEPELATRAKLWLQHTGGLLSSRGAEDALARLGRRAVVGELLFAGDARAAIEGALLPLFGGATARDLFLAGSGMGAMHAAFRAISRVQGARGRTAWVQLGWLYLDTIALLKKFTPEPARDHLVQHDVTDLAALEKLFAEHGSRIAGVVTEAPTNPLLQTGDLAAIKALTHRHGARVIVDPAIASPFNVDVLPHADIAAFSLTKYSSHEGDVMAGAAVINPAGPDADALRAVLGDELDPPYARDLARLAAEIQTAPDVVRRINATTPLVASFLERHPRVERVWWSQQRTTRDNYARIARSPEAVGAVVSFTLRGALAGFYDRLTLPKGPSFGMATTLICPYVYLAHYDLLPHRGGGTALRDAGLPPELLRLSVGTEPAGDIVAALDAALE from the coding sequence ATGTCCGTTTTCCGCTCCCTGCCGCTCGGCACGCCCATTCCCGGCTCGCTGCACTCCGTCTCGTGCAGCCTGCCGACGATGGCGGACGTGATCGGCTACGAGGAGCGCGACGCGCGCGTGCTCGAGGCGATGCGCGCGGGCTATCCGCGATTCGCAGTGCACCCGCTGGTGCAGGAGCTCACGCGCCTGCTCGCGGAGGATCTGGCGAAGCCCGGCGAACAAGCCTGGCCCGTGCTCAACGCCCGCGCCGCCGCCGCGCTCGTCGCGCAACTCGGCGCGGATCGCGCGCGCGCCACGGCGCATGGCGGCATCGCGGTCGTATTACACGCCGCCGAACCGGAACTCGCCACGCGCGCCAAGCTCTGGCTCCAGCACACGGGCGGCTTGCTCAGTTCGCGCGGCGCGGAGGATGCGCTTGCGCGGCTCGGTCGACGCGCGGTGGTCGGCGAGCTATTATTCGCCGGCGACGCCCGCGCGGCGATCGAGGGCGCGCTGCTGCCGCTCTTCGGCGGCGCGACGGCGCGCGATCTGTTTCTGGCCGGCAGCGGCATGGGCGCGATGCACGCGGCGTTCCGCGCCATCTCGCGCGTGCAGGGCGCGCGCGGACGCACGGCGTGGGTGCAGCTCGGCTGGCTCTACCTCGACACGATCGCGCTGCTGAAGAAGTTCACGCCCGAGCCGGCGCGCGATCACCTCGTGCAGCACGACGTCACCGATCTCGCGGCGCTGGAAAAACTCTTCGCGGAACACGGCTCACGCATCGCGGGCGTCGTCACCGAGGCGCCGACGAATCCGCTGCTCCAGACCGGCGACCTCGCCGCGATCAAGGCGCTGACGCACCGCCACGGCGCGCGCGTGATCGTCGACCCGGCGATCGCCTCGCCGTTCAACGTCGATGTGCTGCCGCACGCCGACATCGCCGCGTTCAGCCTGACGAAATACTCCTCGCACGAAGGCGACGTGATGGCGGGCGCCGCGGTGATCAATCCCGCCGGGCCGGACGCCGACGCGCTCCGCGCGGTGCTCGGCGACGAGCTCGATCCGCCCTACGCCCGCGATCTGGCGCGCCTCGCCGCGGAAATCCAAACCGCGCCCGACGTAGTGCGGCGCATCAATGCCACGACGCCTCTCGTCGCCTCGTTCCTCGAACGGCATCCGCGCGTCGAACGCGTGTGGTGGTCGCAGCAGCGGACCACGCGGGACAACTACGCGCGCATCGCGCGCTCGCCGGAAGCCGTCGGCGCGGTTGTCTCGTTCACGCTGCGCGGTGCGCTGGCCGGATTCTACGACCGCCTGACGCTACCCAAGGGCCCGAGCTTCGGCATGGCGACGACCCTGATCTGTCCTTACGTCTACCTCGCGCACTACGATCTGCTGCCGCATCGCGGCGGCGGCACGGCGCTGCGCGACGCCGGACTGCCGCCGGAACTGTTGCGGCTGTCGGTCGGCACCGAGCCGGCGGGAGACATCGTCGCGGCGCTCGACGCCGCGCTGGAGTAA
- a CDS encoding redoxin domain-containing protein: MKKLVLLFLGLVAVPLALLAEEPATDTGTVASSAPSLRTGPKPGELAPDFTVVGPDGKEVKLSDFRGKLVLVDIWATWCGPCVASMPHNSEFAEKYAANDLVVLAVCTDDSRANYDGWVKRNGDKYKFRTAHDPAGKDNWANSVFNTQYGVSGFPTLFLIGKDGRLIGTTGGGGPTVNPHVLRLLAKGGLPVDLSGLPPEETGRPKSIPMLAKTAAMPVAANPTLRFANMAAGETVPDFSTTDVNGKTVKLSDFRGKTVFINFWTGARTPPDDVAKIAAAYQSQGLAVWAISTTTERAEFEKWAKGTAAPGFTVSWDPAGKAMMEAISYMIFGAGMYPAYCVVGPDGKLVGGIIGMGPRVSGWLREILQRADVKLTDPDKALIEQALAAARANPPAAAPMAGGMLLPAVKSAAPGMVAAATIQAKPSEPALAMKRPATLGAGALAPDFPMQAVDGRTVKLSDFKDKIVVLDFWATWCGPCIGSFPHTQKLAAKYKDQGVVVVASGTSDKIANFKTWIPKNQPKYPDLQFFFDPNEQGSATFEERASSKLYHVVGIPTQFIIGRDGKIAVTILGNGGEDDARAEATLATLGVKVDDAIVAKGKEQLAKSAEEEKARAAAAADAEKNPPPPFHENLGQLAMGAAAPDVEVLRLDGTRAPLTGLLQGHMTVVGVWSGGHGPGDQFLAAWKAWGEKYPAVKFIGVGGYADLDAVRQWQTENAAKFSGELVADPAGAAPRPAKDMGELTDDERAAFRKVSSEHYAKIFTHKLAGVMTPVPTTIVFDASGKLAGWSAGFGPRYAETIGNLLLRAGVKLAAADMPSKVWTAADVAAATPKPEPRVEMLKIGATAPDFVSQTVDGKDVKLSDYRGKVVVLDFWATWCGPCMASMPHTQEVAAHYKDQGVVVLANCTSDTRAKFEQWVKANQAKYPDMVWTHDAAERKPERVSRARYGVGGIPCQFVIGRDGKIVDIVIGYLAGEAILEAALSKAGVNVDPALVAKGAADLKRRG; the protein is encoded by the coding sequence ATGAAGAAACTCGTTCTGCTGTTCCTCGGTCTCGTCGCCGTCCCGCTCGCCCTCCTCGCCGAGGAGCCGGCGACGGACACCGGCACCGTCGCCTCCTCCGCTCCGTCCCTGCGCACCGGCCCGAAACCCGGCGAGCTCGCGCCCGACTTCACCGTCGTCGGCCCCGACGGCAAGGAGGTCAAACTCTCCGACTTCCGCGGCAAGCTCGTGCTCGTCGACATCTGGGCGACGTGGTGCGGCCCCTGCGTCGCCTCGATGCCGCACAACAGCGAGTTCGCCGAGAAATACGCCGCGAACGACCTCGTCGTCCTCGCCGTCTGCACCGACGACTCGCGCGCCAACTACGACGGCTGGGTCAAACGCAACGGCGACAAATACAAGTTCCGCACCGCGCACGATCCGGCGGGCAAGGACAACTGGGCGAATTCCGTCTTCAACACGCAGTATGGCGTCTCCGGTTTCCCGACGCTCTTCCTCATCGGCAAGGACGGCCGTCTCATCGGCACCACCGGCGGCGGCGGCCCGACCGTCAACCCGCACGTCCTGCGCCTCCTCGCCAAGGGCGGCCTCCCCGTCGACCTCAGCGGCCTGCCGCCCGAGGAGACCGGTCGCCCGAAGTCGATCCCGATGCTCGCCAAGACCGCCGCGATGCCCGTCGCCGCGAATCCCACGCTGCGCTTCGCCAACATGGCCGCCGGCGAGACCGTGCCGGATTTCTCCACCACCGACGTCAACGGCAAGACCGTGAAGCTCTCCGATTTTCGCGGGAAGACCGTGTTCATCAATTTCTGGACCGGAGCACGGACGCCGCCCGACGACGTCGCCAAGATCGCCGCGGCGTATCAGTCGCAAGGCCTCGCCGTCTGGGCGATCAGCACGACGACCGAACGCGCCGAGTTCGAAAAATGGGCGAAGGGAACCGCCGCGCCCGGCTTTACCGTGTCGTGGGACCCGGCCGGCAAGGCGATGATGGAAGCGATCTCCTACATGATCTTTGGCGCCGGCATGTATCCCGCGTATTGCGTGGTCGGCCCCGACGGCAAACTCGTCGGCGGCATCATCGGCATGGGTCCGCGCGTCAGCGGCTGGCTGCGCGAAATCCTCCAGCGCGCCGATGTGAAGCTCACCGATCCCGACAAGGCCCTCATCGAACAAGCCCTCGCCGCCGCGCGCGCCAATCCGCCCGCTGCCGCGCCGATGGCCGGTGGCATGCTGCTGCCCGCCGTCAAGAGCGCCGCGCCCGGCATGGTGGCTGCGGCCACGATCCAGGCTAAACCCTCCGAGCCCGCGCTCGCGATGAAACGCCCCGCGACGCTCGGTGCCGGCGCGCTCGCGCCGGATTTCCCGATGCAGGCCGTCGACGGACGCACCGTGAAATTGTCCGACTTCAAGGACAAGATCGTCGTCCTCGACTTCTGGGCCACGTGGTGCGGACCGTGCATCGGCTCGTTCCCGCACACGCAGAAACTCGCCGCGAAATACAAGGATCAGGGCGTCGTAGTCGTCGCCTCCGGCACCAGCGACAAGATCGCGAACTTCAAGACCTGGATTCCCAAGAACCAGCCGAAGTATCCCGACCTGCAGTTCTTCTTCGACCCAAACGAGCAGGGCAGCGCCACCTTCGAGGAGCGCGCGTCGAGCAAGCTCTACCACGTCGTCGGCATTCCCACGCAGTTCATCATCGGACGCGACGGCAAGATCGCCGTCACGATCCTCGGCAACGGCGGCGAGGACGACGCCCGCGCCGAAGCCACGCTCGCCACGCTCGGCGTGAAGGTCGACGACGCGATCGTCGCCAAAGGCAAGGAACAGCTCGCCAAGTCCGCCGAGGAGGAAAAAGCCCGCGCTGCCGCCGCCGCGGACGCGGAGAAGAATCCGCCGCCGCCGTTCCACGAAAATCTCGGTCAGCTCGCGATGGGTGCGGCCGCCCCCGACGTCGAGGTGCTCCGCCTCGACGGCACGCGCGCGCCGTTGACGGGATTGCTCCAAGGACACATGACGGTTGTCGGTGTCTGGAGCGGCGGGCATGGTCCGGGCGACCAGTTCCTCGCCGCCTGGAAAGCGTGGGGCGAGAAGTATCCCGCGGTGAAGTTCATCGGCGTCGGCGGTTACGCGGACCTCGATGCCGTGCGCCAATGGCAGACGGAAAACGCCGCGAAATTCTCCGGCGAACTCGTCGCCGATCCCGCCGGCGCCGCCCCGCGCCCCGCGAAGGACATGGGCGAACTCACCGACGACGAGCGCGCGGCTTTCCGCAAGGTGTCGTCCGAGCATTACGCGAAGATCTTCACGCACAAACTTGCCGGCGTCATGACACCCGTCCCGACGACCATCGTCTTCGACGCCTCCGGCAAACTCGCCGGCTGGAGCGCCGGCTTCGGCCCGCGCTACGCCGAGACCATCGGCAACCTCCTCCTCCGCGCCGGCGTGAAACTCGCCGCCGCCGACATGCCGTCGAAAGTCTGGACCGCCGCCGACGTCGCCGCCGCGACGCCCAAGCCCGAGCCGCGCGTCGAGATGCTCAAGATCGGCGCGACCGCGCCGGACTTCGTTTCGCAGACCGTGGATGGCAAAGACGTGAAGCTCTCGGACTACCGCGGCAAGGTCGTCGTCCTCGACTTCTGGGCCACCTGGTGCGGGCCGTGCATGGCCTCGATGCCGCACACCCAGGAAGTCGCCGCGCACTACAAGGACCAGGGCGTCGTCGTCCTCGCGAACTGCACGAGCGACACCCGCGCCAAGTTCGAACAATGGGTGAAGGCCAACCAGGCGAAATATCCCGACATGGTTTGGACGCACGACGCCGCCGAGCGGAAGCCCGAGCGCGTGTCGCGCGCCCGCTACGGCGTCGGCGGCATTCCCTGCCAGTTCGTCATCGGTCGCGACGGCAAGATCGTCGACATCGTGATCGGCTACCTGGCGGGCGAGGCCATCCTCGAGGCCGCGCTCTCGAAAGCCGGCGTCAACGTCGACCCCGCTCTCGTCGCCAAAGGCGCCGCCGATCTCAAGCGCCGCGGCTGA
- a CDS encoding TonB-dependent receptor translates to MSPRHLFALRRFAGFLLVLLFAVGLSAAEPVRKNFDVPAGDAAATLRQFAEQSGEQVVFLVNKVRGVATKPVRGEFTAREALARMIAGTDLALVQDEQTGALTVNRSAPDEKNDASRPADSGTAQVKDGAVVLDRYEVTGIRETGIVNQGVVPRRENEGVRYTVIDRAEIDRSGVTNLPEFFRSLPSNTSFGTGSQNLAAVQLGQTGGFPFSSDGINLRGFGESQTLVMINGRRLFGGEFGGADVSRIPLSAVDRIEILATSGSAIYGANAVGGVINIILRKGFSGSEASLYLGAARGGAEEVRGSVFHGRQFNDGRTSLNLSFEYNRKNALHLSDRRYWEVALERVPPGAPTYLRDVLRNAQSPLPLVTVSSPALPPLGIPGAPTAAWAYVPAGSNGVGLTPASFAANAGQPIRDLPSIGRAKLVAPSESYAAFASLEHMFKNGLSSYSELSWRWADTSVGAYRTLTVINLGANSPVNPFRTNVTPGFVGKSISVLVDPIDLPDSFSESDKLTLRAVTGLKGKFELFARPLNWAVDFSGDRNDAHSDATTYHLLLAPAVAAGFYNPFRDLRGAPPVAESELAKLRGLDTRNEVTEIAATNWRVNGELMEIAGAPTNFSLGFEVRFEHLTSDTQLRYGDYALLPGSAYADEDVNGNSSRRAIAAYGEVQVPLIAERNRRPGLWALDFSAAIRLERYDDFGAAAPPMVAFKYAPLPDVALRASFSEGFQPPRQSDLYAPVQDIGPITFGIATDPLRGDEPVEPEVYLVGGNPNLRPETSKTWDLGVVFTPRRIPGLTLNVAYYRYDKSDVITYPNEQDLVTYVPDRIVRGPRLPGDPAGMPGPIIEMDARPVNLSRLITSGWDVKADYRRELSSTRSFGGSVEGTYVLDFKQRSVDEQPFEDRAGDVDLLGDGPVKLRGRGRVWFNTGRFSASWTARYIHSYEGDTNTPKPSRPTRTGTDGDKIPSSTEHDVQFSYSFPARVGERTGWRDWLAGTKLTLGALNVFDRTPPLRTARINLWHSLLNDPRQRFVYLEATKSF, encoded by the coding sequence ATGTCACCTCGTCATCTCTTCGCGTTGCGCCGGTTCGCCGGCTTCCTCCTCGTGCTCCTGTTCGCCGTCGGCCTGTCCGCCGCCGAGCCGGTCCGGAAGAACTTCGACGTCCCCGCCGGCGACGCCGCGGCCACGCTCCGGCAATTCGCCGAGCAATCCGGCGAGCAGGTCGTCTTCCTCGTCAACAAGGTGCGCGGCGTCGCGACCAAGCCCGTGCGCGGCGAGTTCACCGCGCGCGAAGCGCTCGCGCGGATGATCGCCGGCACCGACCTCGCGCTCGTGCAGGACGAGCAGACCGGCGCCCTCACCGTCAACCGCTCCGCCCCTGACGAAAAAAACGACGCAAGCCGTCCGGCTGACAGCGGGACGGCGCAGGTCAAGGACGGCGCCGTGGTGCTCGACCGCTACGAGGTCACCGGCATCCGCGAGACCGGCATCGTCAACCAAGGCGTCGTGCCCCGCCGCGAGAACGAGGGCGTGCGCTACACCGTGATCGATCGCGCCGAGATCGACCGCTCCGGCGTGACCAACCTGCCGGAGTTCTTCCGCAGCCTGCCGAGCAACACCAGCTTCGGCACCGGCTCGCAGAACCTCGCCGCCGTGCAACTCGGCCAGACGGGCGGTTTTCCGTTCTCCTCCGACGGCATCAACCTCCGCGGCTTCGGCGAGAGCCAGACGCTCGTGATGATCAACGGCCGCCGTCTCTTCGGCGGCGAGTTCGGCGGCGCCGACGTCAGCCGCATCCCGCTCAGTGCGGTCGATCGCATCGAGATCCTCGCCACCTCCGGCTCCGCCATCTACGGCGCCAACGCCGTCGGCGGCGTGATCAACATCATTCTCCGCAAAGGCTTCTCCGGCTCCGAGGCCAGCCTGTATCTCGGCGCCGCGCGCGGTGGCGCGGAGGAAGTCCGCGGCAGCGTCTTCCACGGCCGCCAGTTCAACGACGGCCGCACCTCGCTGAATCTCTCCTTCGAATACAACCGCAAGAACGCCCTCCATCTCAGCGACCGCCGCTATTGGGAAGTCGCGCTCGAACGCGTGCCGCCCGGCGCGCCGACCTACCTGCGCGACGTCCTCCGCAACGCCCAATCGCCGCTGCCGCTCGTCACCGTTTCCAGTCCCGCCCTGCCGCCGCTCGGCATCCCCGGCGCGCCCACCGCCGCGTGGGCCTACGTGCCCGCCGGCTCGAACGGCGTCGGGCTCACGCCCGCCTCGTTCGCCGCCAACGCCGGCCAGCCGATCCGCGACCTGCCCTCGATCGGCCGCGCCAAGCTCGTGGCGCCGAGCGAATCCTACGCCGCCTTCGCCTCGCTCGAGCACATGTTCAAGAACGGACTCTCGTCCTACAGCGAACTGAGCTGGCGCTGGGCCGACACCAGCGTCGGCGCTTATCGCACGCTCACGGTGATCAACCTCGGGGCCAACTCCCCCGTGAATCCCTTCCGCACGAACGTCACGCCGGGCTTCGTCGGCAAATCCATCTCCGTGCTCGTCGATCCCATCGACCTGCCCGACAGCTTCTCCGAGAGCGACAAACTCACCTTGCGCGCCGTCACCGGTCTCAAGGGCAAGTTCGAGCTCTTCGCGCGTCCGCTCAACTGGGCGGTGGACTTCTCGGGCGACCGCAACGACGCCCACTCGGACGCCACCACCTATCACCTGCTGCTCGCCCCGGCCGTCGCCGCAGGCTTCTACAACCCCTTCCGCGATCTGCGTGGCGCGCCGCCCGTCGCGGAATCCGAGCTGGCCAAGCTCCGCGGCCTCGACACGCGCAACGAGGTCACCGAGATCGCCGCCACCAACTGGCGCGTGAACGGCGAGCTGATGGAAATCGCCGGCGCGCCGACGAATTTCTCCCTCGGCTTCGAAGTGCGCTTCGAGCACCTGACGTCCGACACCCAGCTCCGCTACGGCGACTACGCGCTCCTGCCCGGCTCCGCCTACGCGGATGAGGACGTCAACGGCAACTCCTCCCGTCGCGCCATCGCCGCCTACGGCGAAGTCCAGGTCCCGCTCATCGCCGAGCGCAACCGCCGCCCCGGCCTGTGGGCGCTCGATTTCTCCGCCGCGATCCGCCTCGAGCGCTACGACGATTTCGGCGCCGCCGCGCCGCCGATGGTGGCGTTCAAATACGCGCCGCTGCCCGATGTCGCGCTGCGCGCCAGTTTCAGCGAGGGCTTCCAGCCGCCGCGCCAGTCCGACCTCTACGCTCCCGTGCAGGACATCGGCCCGATCACATTCGGCATCGCCACCGATCCGCTCCGCGGCGACGAACCGGTCGAACCCGAGGTCTACCTCGTCGGCGGCAATCCGAACCTGCGGCCGGAAACCAGCAAGACCTGGGACCTCGGCGTCGTGTTCACGCCGCGCCGAATCCCCGGCCTGACCCTCAACGTCGCCTACTACCGCTACGACAAGAGCGACGTCATCACCTACCCGAACGAGCAGGACCTCGTCACCTACGTGCCCGACCGCATCGTGCGCGGCCCGCGCCTGCCCGGCGATCCCGCCGGCATGCCCGGCCCGATCATCGAGATGGACGCGCGCCCGGTGAACCTCTCGCGCCTCATCACCTCCGGCTGGGACGTCAAGGCCGACTACCGCCGCGAGCTCTCCTCGACGCGCAGCTTCGGCGGATCGGTCGAAGGCACCTACGTGTTGGACTTCAAGCAACGTTCGGTCGACGAGCAGCCGTTCGAGGACCGCGCGGGCGACGTCGATCTGCTCGGCGACGGCCCGGTGAAGCTCCGCGGTCGCGGTCGCGTCTGGTTCAACACCGGCCGCTTCTCCGCCAGCTGGACCGCGCGCTACATCCATTCCTACGAGGGCGACACCAACACCCCGAAACCCTCGCGCCCGACCCGCACCGGCACCGACGGCGACAAAATCCCCAGCTCCACCGAGCACGACGTCCAGTTCAGCTACTCGTTCCCCGCGCGCGTCGGCGAGCGCACCGGCTGGCGCGACTGGCTCGCCGGCACGAAGCTCACCCTCGGCGCCTTGAACGTCTTCGATCGCACGCCGCCGCTCCGCACCGCGCGCATCAACCTGTGGCACAGCCTGCTCAACGACCCGCGCCAGCGCTTCGTGTATCTCGAGGCCACCAAATCCTTCTGA
- a CDS encoding FecR domain-containing protein, whose translation MSAPSDPTAFPRDEAVEATAAAWLAERDGGLSAADAAAFAAWRAADPRHEQAVQRLERAWASLQGLREYRPEARMHPDRDLLARAAGARVLPFRALAATAALAACLTLGGAWFWLRSAAPSAAESHAHYATTVGGYQRMTLPDGSIVDLNANTEIREQFTAGERRVALVRGEAAFQVTKNPARPFIVQADGVAVRAVGTAFNVRLKADCVQVLVTEGRVHVDPPATLPLAREPLPEIGIGQRVSVPTVAAAAATAPAVENVSPAVVRAELSWREPRLRFLEAPLAEVVRQFNARNRVQIELGDADLAALPVEATFRAEDVEAFVRLLTSSGEMVAVRAGPDRIVIRRAR comes from the coding sequence GTGAGCGCCCCGTCCGACCCCACCGCTTTTCCTCGCGACGAGGCCGTCGAAGCCACCGCCGCCGCCTGGCTGGCTGAGCGCGACGGCGGTTTGTCCGCCGCCGATGCCGCTGCTTTCGCTGCGTGGCGCGCGGCCGATCCGCGGCATGAACAGGCCGTGCAGCGGCTCGAGCGCGCGTGGGCCTCGTTGCAGGGGTTGCGCGAATACCGGCCCGAGGCGCGGATGCATCCGGATCGCGATCTGCTCGCCCGCGCGGCGGGCGCCCGCGTCCTGCCTTTCCGTGCGCTCGCTGCCACTGCGGCGCTGGCGGCGTGCCTCACGCTCGGCGGAGCGTGGTTCTGGCTTCGCTCGGCCGCGCCCTCCGCCGCCGAGTCGCACGCGCACTACGCCACCACCGTCGGCGGCTACCAGCGCATGACGCTGCCCGACGGCTCCATCGTCGACCTCAACGCCAACACCGAGATCCGCGAGCAATTCACCGCCGGCGAGCGCCGCGTCGCGCTCGTGCGCGGCGAGGCCGCATTCCAGGTCACGAAGAATCCCGCCCGCCCCTTCATCGTCCAGGCCGACGGCGTGGCGGTGCGCGCCGTCGGCACGGCCTTCAACGTCCGCTTGAAGGCCGATTGCGTGCAGGTGCTCGTGACCGAGGGTCGCGTGCACGTCGATCCGCCCGCGACGCTGCCGCTCGCGCGCGAACCGCTTCCCGAAATCGGCATCGGACAACGCGTGAGCGTGCCGACCGTCGCCGCCGCCGCCGCGACCGCGCCGGCCGTGGAGAATGTCTCGCCGGCGGTCGTGCGCGCGGAGTTGTCTTGGCGCGAGCCCCGCCTGCGCTTTCTCGAGGCGCCGCTCGCCGAGGTGGTGCGCCAGTTCAACGCCCGCAACCGCGTCCAGATCGAGCTCGGCGACGCCGACCTCGCGGCGTTGCCGGTGGAGGCGACGTTCCGGGCGGAGGATGTCGAGGCGTTCGTGCGCTTGCTCACCAGCAGCGGCGAGATGGTCGCCGTGCGCGCCGGCCCCGATCGGATCGTGATTCGGCGTGCCCGCTGA
- a CDS encoding TlpA family protein disulfide reductase — MRRPLLIALFAAAAACLAAEPAADRAWTEFEQVRNVPMPAGATKAEKNAWWERKVEGLQRLGTAFLDTYPQDARRWAVAVYLREFRPWPDPAAAAPPFDARLHQLIVEAVERTDVPMDVREKASLLLLDEETIRSGESPTAAQLLAIQRRLDEHVSRFGANQEARLIQLRALERLESLDPAAAGAIVERLAVSPHALLREVATRRQFLRLIGQAPFELRFIALDGREVDFAQLRGKVVLLDFWATWCQPCLVELPHLRQLRDTHAAAGLEIVGVSLDRVGTRAKLEAFVRQHGLTWPQHFLLNAEGRNELAERFAITSIPSVFLFDRTGRLAAANVPPERLDAEIGRLLHEG; from the coding sequence ATGCGCCGCCCGCTCCTGATCGCCCTGTTCGCGGCCGCCGCCGCTTGCCTCGCCGCTGAACCCGCGGCCGATCGTGCCTGGACCGAATTCGAACAGGTGCGCAACGTTCCCATGCCCGCCGGCGCCACCAAGGCGGAAAAGAACGCATGGTGGGAACGCAAAGTGGAAGGCTTGCAGCGCCTCGGCACCGCCTTCCTCGACACCTATCCGCAGGATGCCCGACGCTGGGCGGTGGCCGTTTATCTCCGCGAGTTTCGTCCCTGGCCCGATCCCGCCGCCGCCGCGCCGCCCTTCGACGCCCGCCTGCACCAATTGATCGTCGAGGCCGTCGAGCGAACCGACGTGCCGATGGACGTTCGCGAAAAGGCCTCGTTGCTCCTGCTCGATGAGGAAACGATCCGCAGCGGGGAGAGTCCCACGGCCGCGCAATTGCTCGCGATCCAGCGGCGGCTCGACGAGCACGTCAGCCGCTTCGGCGCGAATCAGGAGGCCCGCCTCATCCAGCTGCGCGCGCTCGAGCGACTCGAGAGCCTGGACCCCGCCGCCGCCGGCGCGATCGTGGAGCGTCTCGCGGTCAGTCCGCACGCCTTGCTGCGCGAGGTGGCGACGCGGCGGCAATTCCTGCGCCTGATCGGCCAGGCGCCGTTCGAGCTGCGCTTCATCGCCCTCGACGGCCGCGAGGTCGATTTCGCGCAGCTGCGCGGCAAGGTCGTGCTGCTCGATTTTTGGGCCACTTGGTGCCAGCCCTGCCTCGTCGAGTTGCCCCACCTCCGGCAACTGCGCGACACGCACGCGGCCGCCGGTCTCGAGATCGTCGGCGTCTCGCTCGACCGGGTCGGCACCCGCGCGAAACTGGAGGCCTTCGTCCGCCAGCACGGGTTGACCTGGCCGCAGCATTTTCTCCTCAACGCCGAGGGCCGGAACGAACTCGCCGAGCGTTTCGCGATCACATCCATCCCGTCCGTGTTCCTCTTCGACCGCACCGGGCGGCTCGCGGCCGCCAACGTCCCGCCCGAGCGGCTCGATGCCGAGATCGGGCGCCTGTTGCACGAAGGCTGA
- a CDS encoding sigma-70 family RNA polymerase sigma factor yields MSAESFKPPSSPASVDAGWFARDVQPHEPSLRAWLRGKFPFLPDVDDVVQESYLRLIRARQAGKVGYAKAYLFTTARNFALDLFRRREVVTIESVADVAALPVVEDTPGIVDALGRQQELELLAEAVRTLPDRCRQAMTLRLLYGLSHKEIAAELRVSEHTVKAQLAKGMRRCADYFAARGIATARLAAEENKS; encoded by the coding sequence ATGTCCGCCGAGTCCTTCAAGCCGCCGTCCTCGCCCGCGTCAGTCGACGCCGGCTGGTTTGCGCGCGATGTGCAGCCGCATGAGCCCTCGCTGCGGGCGTGGCTGCGCGGGAAGTTTCCCTTTTTGCCCGACGTGGACGACGTCGTGCAGGAGTCGTATCTGCGGCTCATTCGCGCGCGTCAGGCGGGCAAGGTCGGCTACGCCAAGGCCTATCTCTTCACCACCGCGCGCAACTTCGCGCTCGATCTCTTCCGGCGGCGCGAGGTCGTCACGATCGAATCGGTCGCCGACGTCGCGGCGCTGCCGGTGGTGGAAGACACGCCCGGCATCGTCGATGCCCTCGGTCGGCAACAGGAACTCGAATTGCTCGCCGAGGCGGTGCGGACGCTGCCGGACCGTTGCCGGCAGGCGATGACGTTGCGTCTGCTCTACGGCCTTTCGCACAAGGAAATCGCCGCCGAGCTCCGCGTCTCCGAGCACACCGTGAAGGCGCAGCTCGCCAAAGGCATGCGCCGCTGTGCCGACTATTTCGCCGCGCGCGGCATCGCGACCGCGCGCCTCGCGGCGGAGGAGAACAAATCGTGA